The following are encoded in a window of Armatimonadota bacterium genomic DNA:
- a CDS encoding aspartate aminotransferase family protein — MPDDTATSHDAAALLEADQAHLIHPLHHPQEHEAPLLLTEGSGAVLRDAQGREYLDGLSSLWNVNLGHGRPELAEAASEQMRRLAYASAYVGLTNAPAARLAGRLIRLAYPNLSGVYFTTGGAESNESAFKIARYYWRRRGRPEKTKVIARWHAYHGVTLAAMSATGIPAYHTMFRPTVPGFVHVTPPYPYRHPGQAADAVAEAIEREGPETVAAVIAEPVMGAGGVIVPPPDYFPRLRQVCDRYEVLLIADEIITGFGRTGRWFALDHWGVQPDLVTFAKGVTSAYLPLGGVMVSRAIHRAILEAPPAERFMHAATYSAHPTCCAVGVRALELYEREGLVERAAVMGHRLLEGLRSALADLQAVGEVRGLGLMCGVEFVADRATKAPALGYGTRVLAEARRRGLLTRIRVGSAGEYPIGDTLLLAPPLVVTEAQVDRIVEIVRDAIRAAGAPARPGP; from the coding sequence ATGCCCGACGACACCGCCACAAGCCACGACGCCGCAGCGCTGCTCGAAGCCGACCAGGCCCACCTGATCCACCCGCTCCACCACCCCCAGGAGCACGAGGCCCCGCTGCTCCTCACCGAGGGCAGCGGCGCCGTCCTGCGCGACGCCCAGGGGCGCGAGTACCTGGACGGCCTCTCCTCGCTGTGGAACGTCAACCTGGGGCACGGGCGGCCGGAGCTGGCCGAGGCGGCCTCTGAGCAGATGCGCCGCCTGGCCTACGCCTCCGCCTACGTCGGCCTGACGAACGCGCCGGCGGCGCGCCTGGCCGGGCGCCTGATCCGCCTGGCCTACCCCAACCTCTCCGGGGTGTACTTCACCACCGGCGGTGCGGAGTCCAACGAGAGCGCCTTCAAGATCGCCCGCTACTACTGGCGACGTCGGGGGCGGCCGGAGAAGACCAAGGTCATTGCGCGCTGGCACGCCTACCACGGCGTCACCCTGGCGGCGATGTCGGCCACCGGCATCCCCGCCTACCACACGATGTTCCGCCCCACCGTCCCGGGCTTCGTGCACGTCACCCCGCCCTACCCCTACCGCCACCCGGGGCAGGCGGCGGACGCCGTGGCCGAGGCCATCGAGCGCGAGGGGCCGGAGACCGTCGCCGCCGTCATCGCCGAGCCGGTCATGGGAGCGGGCGGGGTGATCGTCCCGCCGCCGGACTACTTCCCGCGCCTGCGCCAGGTGTGCGACCGCTACGAGGTCCTCCTCATCGCCGACGAGATCATCACCGGCTTCGGCCGCACGGGGCGCTGGTTCGCCCTCGACCACTGGGGCGTGCAGCCCGACCTCGTCACCTTCGCCAAGGGGGTGACGAGCGCGTACCTGCCGCTCGGTGGCGTGATGGTCTCGCGGGCCATTCACCGGGCGATCCTGGAAGCCCCGCCGGCGGAGCGGTTCATGCACGCCGCCACCTACTCCGCCCACCCGACGTGCTGTGCGGTGGGGGTGCGGGCGCTGGAGCTCTACGAGCGGGAGGGCCTGGTGGAGCGGGCGGCGGTGATGGGCCACCGCCTGCTGGAGGGCCTGCGCAGCGCGCTGGCGGACCTGCAGGCGGTGGGGGAGGTGCGCGGGCTCGGGCTCATGTGCGGGGTGGAATTCGTCGCCGACCGGGCCACCAAGGCGCCGGCGCTGGGCTACGGCACGCGCGTGCTGGCGGAAGCCCGCCGGCGGGGGCTGCTCACGCGCATCCGGGTGGGGAGCGCAGGGGAGTACCCCATCGGCGACACCCTGCTGCTGGCGCCGCCGCTGGTGGTCACCGAGGCGCAGGTGGACCGCATCGTCGAGATCGTCCGCGACGCCATCCGGGCGGCGGGTGCGCCGGCGCGGCCGGGGCCGTGA
- a CDS encoding tetratricopeptide repeat protein has product MSRPPDRIELPDPDEVREPFARFLAIFIVVTTFLGALVGFQESYAEMRADRAAVEAQDLGVRAVGELLRAQDLANVHLETYALVDEQRAREANARLQMVAQDVTTPGQPRDTFLRTMARSRALAARTAELTDIRLTGPEGPLRDAAFPHRFFVQRLARRHELLALQDAANEEDAAWRRQANTYAAALTAFAVAVYLAGLSLTLRTGVTRLLAGVAVGLVAVGTVLAGLAAAAPPRRAPAAAARAYAEGMVGHALATTPAAYLEARAHFDEAIRLRPTFARAYLDRARASFRSGSPQTMGMLSVTGPNELRASTADLLRAYDLGLRSTPVMHNLGFEFFLQALLPGADRAALLARSVRFAQEALRLAPDDPILHYNLGVALLAAGRTGAAEAAYTSAVEATRVLRVQGPDGPREEPRGSGYRRSAVAGALTDLEILLRARPDLGVEVRRMKEFIVRSVWPPDAAARGAEVRVADLRVHLFPATLQWIGRLEGYDPDRDTLFVQWYHLDPGGRGWSGLHRVSGAVRPRVNRRGEYFWEVHYLPATSPPRCLPAGRYRVELYGNGRLAGTAEAAAEDATFEGAALPDLNLALCRPVGWERWRRSTFGFAGGYVSPEGTRGALLFRYHPPLALAAGAGQPQVTAAHVAATLRILTAAGVFPAQPAFVRPSRTSYFLGIGAVTKGWYAYGAGSERGQVYVGAGLHPEDGAVLVGLVFGPEDYFRTPEPLRIFESFIVLESYR; this is encoded by the coding sequence GTGAGTCGCCCGCCGGACCGCATCGAGCTGCCGGACCCGGACGAGGTGCGCGAGCCCTTCGCCCGGTTCCTGGCCATCTTCATCGTCGTCACGACCTTCCTCGGCGCCCTGGTCGGCTTCCAGGAGAGCTATGCGGAGATGCGCGCCGACCGGGCGGCGGTGGAGGCGCAGGACCTGGGCGTGCGCGCGGTGGGGGAGCTGCTGCGGGCGCAGGACCTGGCCAACGTCCACCTGGAGACCTACGCGCTCGTGGACGAGCAGCGCGCCCGGGAGGCGAACGCCCGCCTGCAGATGGTCGCGCAGGACGTCACCACCCCGGGCCAGCCGCGTGACACGTTCCTGCGGACGATGGCCCGGTCGCGCGCGCTGGCTGCCCGCACGGCGGAGCTGACCGACATCCGCCTGACCGGGCCGGAGGGCCCGCTCCGGGACGCTGCGTTCCCCCACCGGTTCTTCGTGCAGCGCCTGGCCCGCCGGCACGAGCTGCTGGCGCTCCAGGACGCCGCCAACGAGGAGGACGCGGCCTGGCGCCGTCAGGCCAACACCTACGCGGCGGCGCTCACGGCCTTCGCCGTGGCCGTCTACCTGGCCGGCCTCTCCCTGACCCTGCGCACCGGCGTGACGCGCCTGCTGGCCGGGGTGGCGGTGGGGCTCGTCGCCGTGGGGACGGTGCTGGCCGGGCTGGCCGCGGCCGCGCCGCCGCGCCGCGCCCCGGCCGCCGCGGCCCGTGCCTACGCCGAGGGGATGGTGGGCCACGCCCTGGCCACGACCCCCGCCGCCTACCTGGAGGCACGGGCCCACTTCGACGAGGCCATCCGGCTGCGCCCCACCTTCGCCCGCGCCTACCTGGACCGGGCGCGGGCGTCCTTCCGGAGCGGCTCACCGCAGACGATGGGGATGCTGAGCGTCACGGGGCCGAACGAGTTGCGCGCCTCGACAGCCGACCTGCTGCGGGCCTACGACCTGGGCCTGCGGTCGACCCCGGTCATGCACAACCTGGGGTTCGAGTTCTTCCTCCAGGCCCTCCTCCCCGGGGCCGACCGGGCCGCGCTGCTGGCGCGCAGCGTGCGCTTCGCGCAGGAGGCGCTGCGCCTGGCGCCCGACGACCCCATCCTCCACTACAACCTGGGCGTCGCACTGCTGGCGGCCGGGCGCACCGGTGCGGCCGAGGCCGCCTACACCTCGGCGGTGGAGGCCACCCGCGTCCTGCGCGTCCAGGGACCCGACGGTCCGCGCGAGGAGCCGCGCGGCAGCGGCTACCGCCGCTCCGCCGTGGCGGGAGCACTCACCGACCTGGAGATCCTCCTGCGGGCGCGCCCCGACCTGGGGGTCGAGGTGCGGCGGATGAAGGAGTTCATCGTGCGCTCGGTGTGGCCGCCCGACGCCGCCGCCCGGGGGGCGGAGGTGCGCGTGGCCGACCTGCGCGTCCACCTCTTCCCCGCCACCCTGCAGTGGATCGGCCGGCTCGAGGGCTACGATCCGGACCGGGACACGCTCTTCGTGCAGTGGTACCACCTCGATCCCGGTGGGCGGGGCTGGTCGGGGCTGCACCGCGTCTCGGGCGCCGTACGCCCTCGCGTCAACCGCCGGGGGGAGTACTTTTGGGAGGTGCACTACCTACCGGCCACCTCGCCGCCTCGCTGTCTGCCAGCGGGGCGCTACCGGGTGGAACTGTACGGCAACGGCCGTCTGGCCGGGACGGCCGAGGCGGCGGCGGAGGATGCCACTTTCGAGGGGGCGGCCCTGCCCGACCTGAACCTGGCCCTCTGTCGCCCGGTGGGGTGGGAGCGCTGGAGACGGTCCACGTTCGGGTTCGCCGGCGGGTACGTGAGCCCGGAGGGGACGCGTGGGGCGCTGCTCTTCCGCTACCACCCGCCGCTCGCCCTCGCCGCTGGCGCGGGCCAGCCGCAGGTCACCGCGGCGCACGTGGCAGCGACGCTGCGCATCCTCACGGCTGCCGGCGTCTTCCCGGCGCAGCCGGCGTTCGTCCGGCCTAGCCGCACTTCTTACTTCCTGGGGATCGGGGCCGTCACCAAGGGGTGGTACGCCTACGGGGCCGGGAGCGAGCGGGGCCAAGTCTACGTGGGGGCCGGACTGCACCCCGAAGACGGTGCGGTCCTGGTAGGGCTGGTCTTCGGCCCGGAGGACTACTTCCGGACGCCCGAGCCGCTGCGGATCTTCGAGTCCTTCATCGTCCTGGAGTCCTACCGCTAG
- a CDS encoding S8 family serine peptidase yields the protein MRVPRLLLAFVAVAVAAALSVLPVVAGGPAADRPVQVPAPIDPEAALRQAAASGGPVKVVVRLSDAPVAARFGPTPRLDLARGDVQAYARQLADRQQVVLSRIQAVAPGARVLQRFSLTLNGFALVVPGSAIPALRRVPGVAGVTVAREFRPVMNVSLPLINASALWNDLGGARRAGEGIRIGVIDTGIDIRNPCFGDKGYQAPAGFPRTDNPENAAFVNNKVIVARAYPAEGPDSARDTHGHGSHVAGTAACNHRTRATFQGVRFEISGVAPRAFLGNYNVFPNEAESASDEQIIAAIEDAVRDGMHVINMSLGGAALPNVADPLVEATNNAARAGVVPAVAAGNSGPGAQTITSPGTAPGAITAGASTNPHFVGQPVSVTAPANPPADLQNFGGAAGDFRTYDTQTEALYAWWAGTTDSPGTACTATDPTPAVSVRGKIALIARGACTFTEKITNAQNAGAVGVLIYNNVAGDPVAMGHAGGPLPTIPALMVARDKGVGMREWFQSHQDTAAVRVDPTFAEFLTPNADIIAGFSSRGPTPFDLHIKPDVAAPGVNILSAINQPAGFAFFQGTSMATPHVAGASALLRQKFPTWHVDQIKSALVNTGKRPVFDHVLGTRPTGVMTRGGGRIDLARARDPRATARPAHVNFGVVAIGQHEEVVTLTGVGAGGSWSVTVTGPFRPDGSPAAGVTVSVQAASITLAPGAFADLRVTARVAIGARGQYEGDIVLTGTTTLRIPYWLSVGPP from the coding sequence ATGCGCGTCCCGCGGTTGCTCCTTGCCTTCGTGGCCGTCGCGGTCGCGGCGGCGCTGTCGGTCCTGCCGGTGGTGGCCGGCGGTCCGGCCGCCGACCGTCCCGTCCAGGTGCCCGCCCCGATCGACCCTGAGGCTGCGTTGCGCCAGGCCGCCGCCTCCGGCGGTCCGGTCAAGGTGGTCGTGCGGCTGAGCGACGCGCCCGTCGCCGCCCGCTTCGGCCCCACGCCACGGCTGGACCTCGCGCGGGGCGACGTGCAGGCCTACGCCCGCCAGCTGGCGGACCGGCAGCAGGTCGTCCTGAGCCGCATCCAGGCGGTCGCCCCCGGGGCGCGGGTGCTCCAGCGCTTCAGCCTGACGCTGAACGGGTTCGCGCTCGTCGTCCCGGGCAGCGCCATCCCCGCCCTGCGACGCGTGCCCGGGGTGGCCGGGGTCACCGTCGCCCGGGAGTTCCGCCCGGTGATGAACGTCAGCCTGCCGCTCATCAACGCCAGCGCCCTGTGGAACGACCTGGGGGGCGCCCGGCGCGCCGGCGAGGGCATCCGCATCGGCGTCATCGACACCGGGATCGACATCCGCAACCCCTGCTTCGGCGACAAGGGGTACCAGGCCCCGGCGGGGTTCCCGCGCACCGACAACCCGGAGAACGCGGCCTTCGTGAACAACAAGGTCATCGTGGCGCGCGCCTACCCGGCCGAGGGGCCGGACAGCGCGCGCGACACCCACGGCCACGGCAGCCACGTCGCCGGGACGGCGGCGTGCAACCACCGCACCCGGGCGACCTTCCAGGGGGTGCGCTTCGAGATCAGCGGCGTGGCCCCGCGCGCCTTCCTGGGCAACTACAACGTCTTCCCCAACGAGGCGGAGTCCGCGAGCGACGAGCAGATCATCGCAGCCATCGAGGACGCCGTGCGCGACGGCATGCACGTCATCAACATGAGCCTGGGGGGCGCGGCCCTGCCCAACGTCGCCGACCCGCTGGTGGAGGCCACCAACAACGCGGCGCGTGCCGGCGTGGTGCCGGCGGTGGCGGCCGGCAACTCCGGTCCGGGCGCGCAGACCATCACCTCGCCGGGGACGGCCCCCGGGGCCATCACGGCCGGCGCCAGCACGAACCCGCACTTCGTCGGCCAGCCGGTCTCGGTCACGGCGCCGGCCAACCCGCCCGCCGACCTGCAGAACTTCGGCGGGGCGGCGGGGGACTTCCGGACGTACGACACGCAGACCGAAGCCCTCTACGCCTGGTGGGCCGGGACCACCGACAGCCCCGGCACGGCCTGCACGGCCACCGATCCCACACCGGCAGTCTCCGTCAGGGGGAAGATCGCGCTGATCGCCCGTGGGGCGTGCACCTTCACCGAGAAGATCACCAACGCGCAGAACGCGGGCGCCGTCGGGGTGCTCATCTACAACAACGTCGCCGGCGACCCCGTGGCCATGGGGCACGCCGGGGGTCCGCTCCCCACGATCCCCGCGCTGATGGTGGCGCGGGACAAGGGGGTGGGGATGCGGGAGTGGTTCCAGAGCCACCAGGACACAGCCGCGGTACGGGTGGACCCCACCTTCGCGGAGTTCCTCACCCCCAACGCCGACATCATCGCCGGCTTCAGCTCGCGGGGCCCCACACCCTTCGACTTGCACATCAAGCCGGACGTGGCCGCCCCCGGCGTGAACATCCTCTCGGCGATCAACCAGCCCGCCGGCTTCGCCTTCTTCCAGGGGACGAGCATGGCCACGCCCCACGTCGCCGGGGCGTCGGCCCTGCTGCGCCAGAAGTTTCCCACCTGGCACGTCGACCAGATCAAGTCCGCCCTGGTGAACACCGGGAAGCGGCCGGTCTTCGACCACGTCCTGGGCACCCGGCCCACCGGCGTGATGACCCGCGGCGGCGGGCGCATCGACCTGGCCCGGGCGCGGGACCCGCGGGCCACCGCCCGGCCCGCCCACGTGAACTTCGGCGTGGTGGCGATCGGGCAGCACGAGGAGGTGGTAACCCTCACCGGCGTCGGCGCGGGCGGGTCGTGGAGCGTGACGGTCACCGGTCCCTTCCGTCCCGACGGCTCGCCCGCGGCGGGGGTGACGGTGAGCGTCCAGGCAGCGTCCATCACGCTGGCCCCCGGGGCCTTCGCCGACCTGCGCGTCACCGCCCGGGTGGCCATCGGGGCCCGCGGGCAGTACGAGGGGGACATCGTGCTCACCGGCACGACCACCCTGCGCATCCCCTACTGGCTCAGCGTCGGCCCGCCGTAG
- the solA gene encoding N-methyl-L-tryptophan oxidase → MLYDAIVLGLGAMGSAAAWQLARRGRRVLGLDRYPPAHDRGASHGRSRIIREAYFEHPAYVPLVQRAYELWAELERACGRLLLLTTGGIMLGRPESVLVRGALASARTHGLAHELLDGREVRRRFPVFQPDDEMAGVLEPRAGVLFPEEAILAALQEAARAGAELHHEEPVLTWAAGPTGVAVRTARGDYEAGLLVLTPGPWAPHLLAELGLELTVQRQVVPWFRPAALPEAFAPERCPIYIWMVGERLYYGFPQLGDSGVKIAEHVTAGAPTTAETVRREVDPREVEALREAFVRRYMPAADGRLLDVTTCLYTMTPDAHFVIDSHPDHPNVVVACGFSGHGFKFAPVVGEILADLALEGRTAHDIGLFRIARFAAGPRAHGGAADGEARA, encoded by the coding sequence ATGCTCTACGATGCCATCGTCCTGGGTTTGGGGGCCATGGGCAGCGCGGCGGCCTGGCAGCTGGCGCGCCGCGGCCGGCGGGTGCTGGGGCTCGACCGATACCCGCCCGCTCACGACCGCGGCGCCTCTCACGGCCGCTCGCGCATCATCCGGGAAGCCTACTTCGAACACCCCGCCTACGTCCCGCTGGTGCAGCGCGCCTACGAGCTGTGGGCCGAGTTGGAGCGCGCCTGCGGCCGCCTCCTCCTCCTGACCACCGGCGGCATCATGCTGGGGCGGCCCGAGAGCGTGCTGGTGCGGGGGGCCCTGGCCAGCGCCCGCACCCACGGGCTTGCCCACGAGCTCCTCGACGGCAGGGAGGTGCGGCGGCGCTTCCCCGTCTTCCAGCCGGACGACGAGATGGCGGGGGTGCTGGAACCGCGGGCCGGCGTGCTCTTCCCCGAGGAAGCCATCCTGGCCGCCCTGCAGGAGGCGGCGCGAGCCGGCGCGGAGCTGCACCACGAGGAGCCGGTGCTCACCTGGGCGGCCGGGCCCACCGGGGTGGCCGTGCGCACGGCGCGGGGGGACTACGAGGCCGGCCTCCTGGTCCTCACCCCGGGCCCGTGGGCGCCGCACCTGCTGGCCGAGCTGGGGCTCGAGCTCACCGTGCAGCGGCAGGTGGTGCCCTGGTTCCGCCCGGCGGCCCTGCCGGAGGCCTTCGCCCCGGAGCGCTGCCCGATCTACATCTGGATGGTGGGCGAGCGCCTCTACTACGGCTTTCCGCAACTCGGGGACAGCGGGGTGAAGATCGCCGAGCACGTCACCGCCGGGGCGCCGACGACGGCGGAGACGGTCCGCCGCGAGGTCGACCCCCGGGAGGTCGAGGCGCTGCGCGAGGCGTTCGTCCGCCGCTACATGCCGGCGGCGGACGGGCGGCTCCTCGACGTCACCACCTGCCTGTACACGATGACGCCGGACGCCCACTTCGTCATCGACTCCCACCCCGACCACCCGAACGTGGTGGTGGCCTGCGGGTTCTCCGGCCACGGCTTCAAGTTCGCGCCGGTGGTCGGCGAGATCCTGGCCGACCTGGCCCTGGAAGGCCGCACGGCGCACGACATCGGGCTCTTCCGCATCGCCCGCTTCGCCGCTGGCCCGCGCGCCCACGGCGGGGCCGCGGACGGCGAGGCCCGCGCATGA
- a CDS encoding dual specificity protein phosphatase family protein, with protein MKIHRVEPADPQDLSRAVESDVARITPDLYIGTAPRSATDLALLKDATGITAVLSLQTPRDLDALGLRREEVEGWARALGLVWRNIPVEDFSPEALIERLDEAVAELTRLFQSGHRVYLHCTAGVSRSPSVALAYLHWVLGEPFEGALATIRQRRPQTDPYAQVLAAIRRRRPAREHRTGR; from the coding sequence ATGAAGATCCACCGGGTGGAGCCGGCCGACCCGCAGGACCTCTCCCGGGCCGTCGAGTCGGACGTGGCCCGCATCACGCCGGACCTCTACATCGGCACCGCGCCCCGGTCCGCCACGGACCTGGCGTTGCTGAAGGACGCGACGGGCATCACCGCCGTCCTGAGCCTGCAGACCCCGCGCGACCTGGACGCGCTGGGGCTGCGCCGGGAGGAGGTGGAAGGCTGGGCCCGCGCCCTGGGTCTCGTCTGGCGCAACATCCCGGTGGAGGACTTCTCGCCGGAGGCCCTCATCGAGCGGCTCGACGAGGCGGTGGCGGAGCTCACCCGGCTGTTCCAAAGCGGCCACCGGGTCTACCTGCACTGCACTGCCGGAGTGAGCCGCTCCCCGTCGGTGGCGCTGGCCTACCTCCACTGGGTGCTGGGGGAACCCTTCGAGGGCGCCCTGGCCACCATCCGGCAGCGCCGGCCCCAGACAGACCCCTACGCGCAGGTCCTGGCGGCGATCCGCCGCCGGCGCCCGGCGCGTGAGCACCGTACCGGGCGGTAG
- the iolB gene encoding 5-deoxy-glucuronate isomerase: MERRPPPAGGDDLVSTLHLRPPQRPGFTPVVTAGKDLRFLSLGLLRLDAGKSYRLVTEAEEAVLVLLTGTLALGGPYVSGRQIGPRRSVFQDRASAVYVPPRRILQVEAVGSAEAVVLRTPVKEEVAAEREEPPTVVVTPEAVRVEQRGAPGYRRQVHDVVTDGVAARRLLVGETFTDPGEWSSYPPHKHDERVPGRELPLEELYYFKVDPPHGFGVQVVYSAERNLDVAYRVQDGDVVLIPFGYHPSAAAPGYRLYYLWALAGEERGLAYRDDPLHAWVRAR; encoded by the coding sequence GTGGAGCGCCGACCTCCGCCGGCGGGAGGTGACGACCTGGTCTCCACGCTGCACCTGCGGCCACCGCAGCGCCCCGGCTTCACGCCCGTCGTCACGGCGGGCAAGGACCTGCGCTTCCTCTCCCTGGGCCTGCTGCGCCTCGATGCCGGCAAAAGCTACCGCCTCGTCACCGAAGCGGAGGAAGCGGTCCTGGTGCTGCTCACCGGGACGCTGGCCCTCGGCGGTCCCTACGTGAGCGGACGCCAGATCGGGCCCCGGCGCAGCGTCTTCCAGGACCGGGCCAGCGCCGTCTACGTGCCGCCCCGGCGCATCCTGCAGGTGGAGGCGGTGGGGAGCGCCGAGGCGGTGGTCCTGCGCACTCCCGTCAAGGAGGAGGTGGCTGCGGAGCGCGAGGAGCCGCCGACGGTGGTGGTCACGCCCGAGGCGGTCCGGGTGGAGCAGCGCGGCGCCCCCGGCTACCGGCGGCAGGTGCACGACGTGGTGACCGACGGCGTGGCGGCGCGGCGGCTGCTGGTGGGCGAGACCTTCACCGACCCCGGGGAGTGGTCGAGCTACCCGCCCCACAAGCACGACGAGCGGGTGCCCGGCCGTGAGCTCCCGCTGGAGGAGCTCTACTACTTCAAGGTGGACCCGCCGCACGGGTTCGGGGTGCAGGTGGTCTACAGCGCCGAACGCAACCTGGACGTGGCCTACCGGGTGCAGGACGGGGACGTGGTCCTCATCCCCTTCGGCTACCACCCCTCGGCCGCCGCGCCGGGGTACCGGCTCTACTACCTGTGGGCGCTGGCGGGCGAGGAACGCGGCCTGGCCTACCGGGACGACCCCCTGCACGCCTGGGTGCGGGCCCGCTAG
- the nirK gene encoding copper-containing nitrite reductase, whose translation MTQRARGIRLLAVAAVVALAAAGSAWDVPASGAVPSVVQAVLTSPPTVPPPVRRGPAKVLVTLETTEVTGVLADGVRYPFWTFGGTVPGPMIRVRVGDEIELRLRNSPRSKQIHSIDLHAVTGPGGGAVLTQVAPGREAAFRWKALNPGLYVYHCASPHIPTHVANGMYGLILVEPAGGLPRVDREYYVMQGEFYTRGVFGTQGLQAYASDKARAGQAEYVVFNGRVGALAGKGALTARVGERLRLFVGNGGPNLVSAFHVIGEIFDRVYLEGGIGGTPTANVQTTLIPPGGAAIVEFTVEVPGTYLLVDHSIFRIDRGAVGTLTVRGRGRPGIFETLP comes from the coding sequence ATGACACAGCGCGCTCGGGGGATTCGTCTTCTGGCCGTCGCGGCGGTCGTGGCGCTGGCGGCGGCGGGGTCGGCCTGGGATGTCCCCGCCAGCGGTGCGGTACCGTCCGTGGTACAGGCCGTGCTGACCTCGCCGCCGACGGTCCCCCCGCCGGTGCGGCGGGGGCCGGCGAAGGTCCTCGTGACCTTGGAGACCACCGAGGTCACCGGGGTCCTGGCCGACGGCGTCCGGTACCCGTTCTGGACCTTCGGCGGCACGGTCCCCGGTCCCATGATCCGGGTCCGGGTGGGCGACGAGATCGAGCTCCGCCTCCGGAACAGCCCACGCAGCAAGCAGATCCACTCCATCGACCTGCACGCGGTCACCGGCCCCGGAGGCGGCGCCGTCCTGACGCAGGTCGCGCCCGGCCGGGAGGCGGCGTTTCGCTGGAAGGCCCTCAACCCGGGCCTGTACGTCTACCACTGCGCGTCGCCGCACATCCCGACGCACGTCGCCAACGGCATGTACGGCCTGATCCTGGTGGAGCCCGCGGGAGGGCTGCCGCGCGTGGACCGCGAGTACTACGTCATGCAGGGTGAGTTCTACACCCGGGGCGTCTTCGGCACGCAGGGCCTTCAGGCCTACGCCTCGGACAAGGCCAGAGCCGGCCAGGCCGAGTACGTGGTGTTCAACGGTCGGGTGGGGGCCCTGGCGGGCAAGGGAGCCTTGACCGCGCGGGTGGGCGAGCGCCTCCGCCTCTTCGTGGGGAACGGCGGCCCCAACCTGGTCTCCGCCTTCCACGTCATCGGCGAGATCTTCGACCGGGTCTACCTCGAGGGTGGGATCGGCGGGACGCCCACCGCCAACGTCCAGACGACGCTCATCCCGCCCGGGGGCGCGGCCATCGTCGAGTTCACCGTGGAGGTCCCGGGGACGTACCTGCTGGTCGACCACAGCATCTTCCGCATCGACCGGGGTGCCGTGGGCACACTGACCGTCCGGGGCCGGGGCAGGCCGGGCATCTTCGAGACCCTGCCCTGA